One Candidatus Poribacteria bacterium DNA segment encodes these proteins:
- a CDS encoding SPFH domain-containing protein has product MRFIAVIVFLIAVAIAVGWFAFKNLDSFGQSGVMRILGFTLLVLLAILAAFVAMVIRYRIPKADVALVRTGGSKEKISITGGLWVNTIIHEIKEISLNTMRIEAIREGPEALITYDFNRGDVEVVFYLKVEPNQTDILRAAQALGDKSMTPETVRELIEPKLEGALRSVAAESEIQDLLQKRQEFGDKVQAACGEDLQIQNGLTLETVSIIRVDQTPVETLDAENRFDAVGIREITEITAEQEREKERIVQEKEVAIVQIEVDARIQKLEAEQEQAWAESDQQKNIAIYAAEREAETLKFQFEMEQGVQEREYEMKQEVERARITQEQIVQEREIEMNRDIQVAQVQQEQVVQEREIEKNLIVETQQIEQSKVVQLAEIQQHLTVQMQKIEQEQTIAVREIEKELAVEKARIAQEEGVSLRDIERELAVQTARFSQEQQVQQREIEKNLVVETAQIDQMRQVELAEIAKVLVVEVTRIAQEQQVSIRDIEKELMVEKARIAQEEGVSLRDIERDLLVQTTRFGQEQQVQQREIEKNLVVETAQIDQMRQVELAEIAKVLAVEVTRIAQEQQVEIRDVEKELMVEKARIAQEEGVSLRDIERDLLVQTTRFGQEQQVQQREIEKNLVVETAQIDQMRQVELAEIAKTLTVEQSRINQELRVALSDEDRKIDVANKQQVTALAEKEQLVAEAERMGAEVNVTAMEQVKEAEWQREVAIIGAEAQAQPIERLADAVLAEARAKAQGEMAEYEARNVAEQRVLVQEAVMELIDEFPDIVEQMMRPVEKIDSIKILDMGNNDGTGGINRSNMGRLANALLDTGAISPMLKELFNFADVDAQQITDKIAEYLADLVNRPD; this is encoded by the coding sequence ATGCGTTTCATTGCTGTTATTGTCTTCTTGATCGCCGTAGCCATTGCTGTTGGATGGTTTGCCTTCAAAAATCTCGACAGTTTTGGGCAGAGCGGAGTGATGCGTATACTCGGATTTACGCTACTCGTCCTGCTCGCTATCTTGGCGGCATTTGTTGCTATGGTCATCCGATACCGGATACCTAAAGCTGATGTCGCACTCGTACGGACGGGTGGTTCCAAAGAGAAAATCAGTATTACCGGCGGTCTCTGGGTTAACACTATCATCCATGAAATCAAGGAAATTTCTCTTAATACCATGCGAATTGAGGCGATCCGTGAGGGACCAGAGGCGTTGATTACCTATGATTTCAACCGGGGTGATGTAGAAGTCGTTTTCTATCTTAAAGTTGAACCGAATCAAACCGATATTTTGCGCGCAGCTCAGGCACTTGGTGATAAATCTATGACCCCTGAAACTGTCCGTGAATTGATTGAACCTAAACTTGAAGGTGCTTTACGGAGCGTCGCCGCCGAAAGCGAAATCCAAGATCTCCTCCAGAAACGTCAAGAGTTTGGGGATAAAGTTCAAGCAGCATGCGGCGAGGACTTGCAGATCCAAAACGGTTTGACGCTTGAGACTGTTTCGATTATCCGAGTAGATCAAACGCCTGTTGAAACGCTGGACGCTGAAAACCGGTTTGATGCTGTCGGTATTCGTGAAATTACCGAAATTACAGCCGAGCAGGAACGAGAAAAAGAACGTATCGTTCAGGAAAAAGAGGTCGCTATCGTTCAAATTGAAGTTGATGCCCGTATCCAAAAACTTGAAGCAGAACAGGAACAGGCATGGGCTGAATCCGACCAACAAAAGAACATCGCTATCTATGCCGCTGAACGAGAAGCGGAAACTCTCAAATTCCAATTTGAGATGGAACAGGGTGTCCAAGAGCGCGAATACGAGATGAAGCAAGAAGTGGAGCGCGCCCGTATCACCCAAGAACAGATCGTCCAAGAACGCGAAATTGAGATGAATCGCGACATCCAAGTCGCTCAAGTCCAACAAGAGCAAGTCGTCCAAGAACGTGAAATTGAGAAAAATCTCATCGTCGAAACACAACAGATTGAGCAGTCGAAAGTTGTACAACTTGCCGAAATCCAACAACATCTTACCGTCCAGATGCAGAAAATTGAACAGGAACAGACGATTGCTGTTCGTGAGATAGAGAAGGAACTGGCGGTAGAGAAGGCGCGTATTGCCCAAGAAGAGGGTGTGTCTTTACGAGATATCGAGCGCGAATTAGCGGTGCAGACGGCGCGCTTCAGTCAAGAGCAACAAGTTCAACAGCGTGAGATTGAGAAGAATCTCGTCGTGGAAACCGCACAGATTGACCAGATGCGACAAGTTGAACTCGCTGAGATTGCGAAAGTGTTGGTGGTCGAAGTGACACGCATTGCTCAGGAACAACAGGTATCAATCCGGGACATTGAAAAGGAACTCATGGTAGAAAAGGCGCGTATTGCCCAAGAAGAGGGCGTGTCTTTACGCGATATCGAGCGCGACCTGCTGGTGCAGACGACCCGCTTCGGTCAAGAGCAACAGGTTCAGCAGCGTGAGATTGAGAAGAATCTCGTCGTGGAAACCGCACAGATTGATCAGATGCGACAAGTTGAACTCGCTGAGATTGCGAAAGTGTTGGCGGTCGAGGTGACACGTATCGCACAAGAACAACAAGTAGAAATTCGTGATGTTGAAAAGGAACTCATGGTAGAGAAGGCACGTATTGCCCAAGAAGAGGGTGTGTCTTTACGCGATATCGAGCGCGACCTGCTGGTGCAGACGACCCGCTTCGGTCAAGAGCAACAGGTTCAGCAGCGTGAGATTGAGAAGAATCTCGTCGTGGAAACCGCACAGATTGACCAGATGCGACAAGTTGAACTTGCCGAGATTGCGAAAACACTAACAGTCGAGCAGTCCCGAATCAATCAGGAATTACGTGTCGCTTTAAGCGATGAGGATCGGAAGATTGACGTTGCCAATAAGCAGCAGGTAACCGCACTTGCTGAGAAGGAGCAATTAGTTGCTGAAGCCGAACGTATGGGGGCGGAAGTGAATGTGACTGCCATGGAACAAGTCAAAGAGGCTGAATGGCAGCGTGAGGTTGCGATTATCGGTGCCGAGGCACAAGCACAGCCCATTGAACGTCTCGCCGATGCCGTACTTGCTGAAGCGAGAGCGAAAGCACAAGGCGAGATGGCTGAATATGAAGCCCGAAATGTTGCTGAACAACGCGTCCTTGTCCAAGAGGCTGTTATGGAACTCATTGACGAATTCCCAGATATCGTCGAACAAATGATGCGACCCGTTGAGAAAATTGATAGCATCAAAATTTTGGACATGGGAAACAATGACGGCACAGGTGGCATTAATCGAAGCAATATGGGTAGACTCGCAAATGCATTACTCGATACAGGTGCTATCTCTCCGATGCTTAAAGAACTCTTTAACTTCGCCGATGTCGATGCGCAGCAGATTACTGATAAAATCGCTGAATA